From one Streptomyces chromofuscus genomic stretch:
- a CDS encoding MFS transporter codes for MTSPSVSLPGDPPPEGAPPGGRRAVAVWGTGVSVYFVAVIFRTSLGVAGLDAADRFGVNASALSTFSILQLLVYAGMQIPVGLLVDRLGTKKVLGLGVVLFTAGQLGFAFSPSYGMALASRALLGCGDAMTFISVLRLGTRWFPARRGPLVAQFAGLVGMAGNLVSTLVLARLLHGIGWTAAFAGSALAGVVVLVPLLLFLKDHPEGYEPEPVAHMGAAYVRRQIAASWREPGTRLGLWVHFTTQFPAMVFLLLWGLPFLVEAQGLSRATAGELLTLVVLSNMAIGLVYGQIVARHHGARLPLALGTVGATSLLWAATVFHPADRAPMWLLIVLCVVLGACGPASMIGFDFARPANPPERQGTASGITNMGGFVASMTTLFAVGALLDATGGDYTVAFSSVFVLQALGVSQVLRLRRRAARRERERLVASRVEAVHVPA; via the coding sequence ATGACCTCCCCGTCGGTGTCCCTGCCCGGCGACCCTCCCCCCGAGGGGGCACCCCCAGGCGGCCGCCGCGCCGTCGCCGTGTGGGGCACAGGTGTCTCGGTCTACTTCGTCGCCGTCATCTTCCGTACGTCGCTGGGGGTCGCCGGCCTCGACGCGGCCGACCGGTTCGGCGTGAACGCCTCCGCCCTGTCGACGTTCTCGATCCTCCAGCTGCTGGTCTACGCCGGCATGCAGATACCCGTCGGCCTGCTCGTCGACCGGCTCGGCACCAAGAAGGTGCTGGGGCTGGGCGTCGTGCTGTTCACGGCCGGGCAGCTGGGCTTCGCGTTCTCCCCCTCGTACGGCATGGCGCTCGCCTCGCGCGCGCTGCTCGGCTGCGGTGACGCGATGACGTTCATCAGCGTGCTGCGGCTCGGCACCCGCTGGTTCCCGGCGCGGCGCGGCCCACTGGTCGCGCAGTTCGCCGGGCTGGTCGGCATGGCGGGCAACCTGGTCTCCACCCTCGTCCTCGCCCGGCTGCTGCACGGCATCGGCTGGACGGCCGCCTTCGCGGGCAGCGCGCTCGCGGGGGTGGTGGTCCTGGTGCCGCTCCTGCTGTTCCTGAAGGACCACCCCGAGGGCTACGAACCGGAGCCGGTGGCGCACATGGGGGCCGCGTACGTACGGCGGCAGATCGCCGCGTCCTGGCGCGAGCCCGGGACCCGGCTGGGGCTGTGGGTGCACTTCACGACCCAGTTCCCGGCGATGGTGTTCCTGCTGCTGTGGGGACTGCCGTTTCTGGTCGAGGCGCAGGGGTTGTCCCGGGCCACAGCCGGTGAGCTGCTGACCCTGGTCGTGCTGTCGAACATGGCGATCGGACTGGTGTACGGCCAGATCGTCGCCCGGCACCACGGCGCTCGGCTGCCGCTCGCGCTCGGCACGGTCGGGGCGACGTCGCTGCTGTGGGCCGCGACGGTGTTCCATCCGGCCGACCGGGCGCCGATGTGGCTGCTGATCGTGTTGTGCGTGGTGCTCGGCGCGTGCGGGCCGGCCTCGATGATCGGCTTCGACTTCGCCCGCCCGGCGAATCCGCCGGAGCGTCAGGGGACGGCGTCCGGGATCACCAACATGGGTGGTTTCGTCGCCTCCATGACCACGCTGTTCGCGGTGGGAGCGCTGCTCGACGCGACCGGCGGCGACTACACCGTGGCCTTCTCGTCCGTGTTCGTGCTCCAGGCACTGGGGGTCTCGCAGGTGCTGCGGCTGCGCAGGCGGGCGGCGCGGCGGGAGCGGGAGCGGTTGGTGGCCAGTCGCGTGGAGGCGGTGCACGTTCCTGCGTAG
- a CDS encoding maleylpyruvate isomerase family mycothiol-dependent enzyme, with protein MSLHPTLQPYADAWTHSIEAISELVQPLVEGEWNRRTPCPGWSVRDIVSHVIGLDCEMLGDPRPIHTLPRDLFHVTNEQQRYTEMQVDVRRHHTAPEMTSELEYTIIRRNRQLRNESRDPGTKVRGPLGKELTLEESMRTHAFNVWVHEQDLRAALGSPGNLDSPGAHVARDVLLSELPDVVAARANAPRSSAIVFDVHGPVEFLRTIRVDIQGRGTLETAPALGPAATLTLDWETYVRLACGRVTPEAVADRVKTEGDPDLTAAILRNFTVTA; from the coding sequence GTGAGTCTGCATCCCACCCTCCAGCCCTACGCCGACGCCTGGACCCACTCCATCGAAGCGATATCCGAGCTGGTGCAGCCCCTTGTGGAGGGCGAGTGGAACCGGCGGACCCCGTGCCCGGGCTGGTCCGTGCGGGACATCGTGTCGCATGTGATCGGCCTGGACTGCGAGATGCTCGGCGACCCGCGCCCGATCCACACCCTCCCGCGCGACCTGTTCCACGTCACCAACGAGCAGCAGCGCTACACGGAGATGCAGGTCGACGTGCGCCGCCACCACACGGCGCCGGAGATGACCTCCGAGCTGGAGTACACGATCATCCGGCGCAACCGGCAGCTCCGCAACGAGTCGCGCGACCCCGGCACCAAGGTGCGCGGCCCGCTCGGCAAGGAGCTGACGCTGGAGGAGTCGATGCGGACCCACGCCTTCAACGTGTGGGTGCACGAGCAGGACCTGCGCGCCGCCCTCGGCAGCCCCGGCAACCTCGACTCCCCCGGCGCCCACGTCGCCAGGGACGTCCTGCTGTCCGAACTCCCCGACGTCGTCGCCGCCAGGGCGAACGCGCCGCGCAGCTCGGCGATCGTCTTCGACGTGCACGGCCCCGTGGAGTTCCTGCGCACCATCCGCGTCGACATCCAGGGCCGCGGCACGCTGGAGACGGCCCCCGCCCTGGGCCCCGCGGCCACGCTCACCCTCGACTGGGAGACCTACGTCCGCCTGGCCTGCGGCCGCGTCACGCCCGAGGCGGTCGCGGACCGCGTCAAGACGGAGGGCGACCCGGATCTGACGGCGGCGATCCTGCGCAACTTCACGGTGACGGCGTAA
- a CDS encoding carbon-nitrogen family hydrolase, whose translation MRASLIQIAVDEGESVAERRQRAVSLVREQAGADLVVLPELWTTGAFAYEEFGPEAELLEGPTHEAMAKAASDTGVWLHAGSIPERGEPDGGSPAGDGPLYNTSLVFSPTGDLVAAYRKIHRFGFDKGEAVLMGAGDDLVTVRMPGATTLGLATCYDLRFPELFRGLVDAGAETLVIPAGWPERRRSHWTLLAQARAVENQAFVLACGTAGTHAGVPQAGHSLVVDPWGEVLAEAGRGEEVLTVEFDPGKVAATREQFPVLKDRVLGLDRPRRR comes from the coding sequence GTGCGCGCCTCTCTGATCCAGATCGCCGTAGACGAGGGCGAATCGGTCGCGGAACGTCGACAGCGGGCGGTCTCCCTGGTACGGGAGCAGGCGGGTGCCGACCTCGTGGTCCTGCCGGAGCTGTGGACGACGGGGGCGTTCGCCTACGAGGAGTTCGGCCCGGAGGCCGAGCTGCTCGAAGGGCCGACGCACGAGGCCATGGCCAAGGCCGCGAGCGACACGGGCGTGTGGTTGCACGCGGGTTCGATTCCCGAGCGGGGCGAGCCCGACGGCGGCTCACCCGCGGGCGACGGGCCGCTGTACAACACCTCGCTCGTCTTCTCCCCTACCGGTGATCTGGTCGCCGCGTACCGCAAGATCCACCGCTTCGGCTTCGACAAGGGCGAGGCCGTGCTGATGGGCGCGGGTGACGACCTGGTGACGGTGCGGATGCCGGGCGCGACGACGCTGGGGCTGGCGACCTGCTACGACCTGCGGTTCCCCGAGCTGTTCCGCGGGCTCGTCGACGCGGGCGCCGAGACGCTGGTGATCCCGGCGGGGTGGCCGGAGCGCCGGCGATCCCACTGGACGCTGCTGGCCCAGGCGCGGGCGGTGGAGAACCAGGCGTTCGTCCTCGCCTGCGGAACGGCCGGGACGCATGCGGGAGTTCCGCAGGCCGGTCACTCGCTCGTGGTCGACCCGTGGGGCGAGGTGCTGGCGGAGGCCGGCCGGGGGGAGGAGGTGCTCACCGTGGAGTTCGACCCCGGGAAGGTGGCGGCGACCCGGGAGCAGTTCCCGGTGCTGAAGGACCGGGTGCTGGGACTGGACCGGCCCCGGCGACGCTGA
- a CDS encoding LURP-one-related/scramblase family protein, with amino-acid sequence MRFLVRERLLGFGDDYWIEDDRGNRAFLVDGKAMRLRDTFELKDTQGRVLADIRQKMFALRDTMLIERDGEPLARIRRKRLSLLRNHYKVILVDGTELDVSGKILDREFAVEYDGELLAVISRRFLHVRDTYGVDVVRDDADPALLIAVTVCVIHLADKEREDD; translated from the coding sequence ATGAGATTCCTCGTGCGCGAACGGCTCCTCGGATTCGGTGACGACTACTGGATCGAGGACGACCGGGGCAACAGGGCCTTTCTGGTCGACGGCAAGGCGATGCGCCTGCGGGACACCTTCGAGCTGAAGGACACCCAGGGGCGGGTGCTGGCGGACATCCGGCAGAAGATGTTCGCCCTGCGGGACACCATGCTGATCGAGCGGGACGGCGAGCCGCTGGCCCGGATCAGGCGCAAGCGGCTGTCGCTGCTGCGCAACCACTACAAGGTGATCCTGGTCGACGGCACCGAACTCGACGTCAGCGGCAAGATCCTCGACCGCGAGTTCGCCGTCGAGTACGACGGCGAACTCCTCGCCGTGATCTCCCGGCGCTTCCTGCACGTGCGGGACACCTACGGCGTGGACGTGGTCAGGGACGACGCGGACCCGGCGCTGCTGATCGCCGTGACGGTGTGTGTGATCCACCTGGCGGACAAGGAACGGGAGGACGACTAG
- a CDS encoding GlxA family transcriptional regulator, giving the protein MPQRSSQQPGPHRVVVIVDENSNPFEMSCAIEVFGLRRPELGRELYDFRLCAAGERTRMRDGFFTLTDVAGLEAADEADTLIVPNRPDTDTPRAGAVLDAVRRSHARGARLVGFCSGAFTLAEAGLLDGRRAACHWMWAETFRARFPRVRLEPDVLFVDDGDVLTASGSASALDLCLHVVRRDHGAEIANAVSRRLVFAAHRDGGQKQFVERPLPQVPDESLGPLLAWAQERLGEPLSVADLAARAAVSPATLHRRFRAQLGTTPLAWLTGERVALACRLIEHGEERLDVVAARCGLGTAANLRARLRRATGLSPSAYRRRFGAAAGEPVMA; this is encoded by the coding sequence ATGCCGCAACGATCCTCTCAGCAGCCGGGACCGCACCGCGTCGTCGTGATCGTCGACGAGAACTCCAACCCCTTCGAGATGAGCTGCGCGATCGAGGTCTTCGGGCTGCGCCGGCCCGAGCTGGGGCGGGAGCTGTACGACTTCCGGCTGTGCGCGGCCGGAGAGCGCACCCGGATGCGGGACGGCTTCTTCACGCTGACGGACGTCGCCGGGCTGGAGGCCGCGGACGAGGCGGACACGCTGATCGTGCCGAACCGGCCGGACACCGACACCCCGCGCGCGGGTGCGGTGCTCGACGCCGTACGCCGGTCACACGCGCGTGGCGCCCGGCTGGTCGGCTTCTGCTCGGGCGCGTTCACGCTCGCCGAGGCGGGGCTGCTGGACGGGCGGCGGGCGGCGTGTCACTGGATGTGGGCGGAGACGTTCCGCGCGCGCTTCCCCCGGGTGCGCCTGGAGCCGGACGTGCTGTTCGTGGACGACGGGGACGTCCTGACCGCCTCCGGCAGCGCCTCGGCGCTGGACCTGTGCCTGCACGTCGTACGCCGGGACCACGGCGCCGAGATCGCCAACGCGGTCTCCCGGCGCCTGGTGTTCGCCGCGCACCGGGACGGCGGCCAGAAGCAGTTCGTGGAGCGGCCGTTGCCCCAGGTGCCGGACGAGTCCCTGGGTCCCCTGCTGGCGTGGGCGCAGGAGCGGCTGGGCGAGCCGCTGAGCGTGGCGGACCTCGCGGCGCGGGCGGCGGTGTCCCCGGCGACCCTGCACCGGCGCTTCCGCGCCCAGCTCGGCACGACCCCGCTGGCGTGGCTGACCGGGGAACGGGTGGCGCTGGCGTGCCGGCTGATCGAGCACGGCGAGGAACGGCTGGACGTGGTGGCCGCGCGCTGCGGCCTGGGGACCGCGGCCAACCTGCGGGCCCGGCTGCGGCGCGCGACCGGCCTCAGCCCGTCGGCCTACCGGCGGCGTTTCGGAGCGGCCGCCGGGGAACCGGTCATGGCATGA
- a CDS encoding cupin domain-containing protein — protein MEPISLTQALDSFTERWSPRIVTAVNDYDVRVAKVEGEHVWHAHDHTDEFFLVIEGELHIALRESGGERTVVLPKGSVFTVPRGTEHKPYAPVPTALLLFEPTGTLTVGDRHDDVPDHVDATTGHSLG, from the coding sequence ATGGAACCCATCTCGCTGACCCAGGCCCTGGACTCCTTCACCGAGCGGTGGAGTCCCCGCATCGTCACCGCCGTCAACGACTACGACGTACGCGTCGCCAAGGTCGAGGGCGAGCACGTCTGGCACGCGCACGACCACACCGACGAGTTCTTCCTGGTCATCGAGGGCGAGTTGCACATCGCCCTGCGGGAGTCCGGCGGCGAGCGCACGGTCGTGCTGCCGAAGGGCTCCGTGTTCACCGTGCCGCGCGGCACCGAGCACAAGCCGTACGCCCCCGTCCCCACCGCGCTCCTCCTCTTCGAACCGACCGGCACCCTCACGGTCGGCGACCGCCATGACGACGTACCCGACCACGTGGACGCGACCACGGGCCACTCGCTGGGGTGA
- a CDS encoding thioredoxin-like domain-containing protein: MTDSAPAPSRRRARVRAPELIGKGGWLNTGGKQYTLADLRGRIVLLDFWTFCCINCLHVLDEMRELEAKHRDTVVVIGVHSPKFVHEAEHAAVADAVERYGVEHPVLDDPELGTWKQYAVRAWPTLVVIDPEGYVVAQHAGEGHVHAIERLVTELEAEHTAKGTLRRGDGPYVAPEPEPTVLRFPGKALLLPGGTFLVSDTTRHQLVELAEDGESVVRRIGSGARGFADGPAESASFNEPQGPALLGDGSVVVADTVNHALRRLDLTTGAVTTLAGTGRQWMQGDSTSGPGREVNLSSPWDVALFGGRVWIAMAGVHQLWTYDPAAGTVAVAAGTTNEGLVDGPGAEAWFAQPSGLSATSERLWLADSETSALRWVGLDGTVHTAVGTGLFDFGHRDGPAEQALLQHPLGVTALPDGSVAVSDTYNHALRRYDPATGEVTTLATDLREPSDAVLVGDDIVVVESARHRLTRLRLPQEAVRVEAVAHRTQRAATEVAPGRLQLDVIFEAPAGQKLDTRYGPSTRLLVSSTPPELLAHGEGAGTDLSRALELDPAVPEGVLHVSAMAASCDDDPANEYPACHVHQQDWGVPVRLTDKGTARLPLVLAGLDG; encoded by the coding sequence ATGACCGACTCCGCCCCGGCCCCGAGCCGCCGCCGCGCCCGTGTCCGCGCCCCCGAACTGATCGGCAAGGGTGGCTGGCTGAACACGGGCGGGAAGCAGTACACCCTCGCCGACCTGCGAGGACGCATCGTCCTGCTGGACTTCTGGACGTTCTGCTGCATCAACTGCCTGCACGTCCTCGACGAGATGCGCGAGCTGGAGGCCAAGCACCGGGACACGGTCGTGGTCATCGGGGTGCACTCGCCGAAGTTCGTGCACGAGGCGGAGCACGCGGCGGTGGCGGACGCCGTGGAGCGGTACGGGGTGGAGCACCCGGTGCTCGACGACCCCGAGCTCGGCACCTGGAAGCAGTACGCCGTACGGGCCTGGCCGACGCTCGTGGTGATCGACCCCGAGGGGTACGTCGTCGCCCAGCACGCCGGTGAGGGGCATGTGCACGCCATCGAGCGGCTGGTGACCGAGCTGGAGGCGGAGCACACGGCGAAGGGCACGCTGCGGCGGGGCGACGGGCCGTACGTGGCGCCGGAGCCGGAGCCCACGGTGCTGCGCTTCCCGGGCAAGGCGCTGTTGCTGCCCGGCGGGACGTTCCTGGTCAGCGACACCACCCGGCACCAGCTGGTGGAGCTGGCGGAGGACGGGGAGAGCGTGGTCCGGCGCATCGGGTCCGGCGCGCGCGGGTTCGCCGACGGTCCGGCCGAGTCGGCGTCCTTCAACGAGCCGCAGGGGCCGGCGCTCCTCGGCGACGGCTCCGTGGTGGTCGCCGACACCGTCAACCACGCGCTGCGCCGCCTGGACCTCACCACCGGTGCGGTCACCACGCTCGCCGGGACCGGCAGGCAGTGGATGCAGGGCGACTCCACGTCGGGCCCCGGTCGGGAGGTGAACCTCTCCTCGCCGTGGGACGTGGCGCTCTTCGGCGGCCGGGTGTGGATCGCGATGGCGGGCGTGCACCAGCTGTGGACCTACGACCCGGCGGCGGGCACCGTCGCCGTAGCGGCCGGCACCACCAACGAAGGGCTGGTCGACGGCCCCGGCGCCGAGGCCTGGTTCGCCCAGCCGTCCGGCCTCTCGGCCACGTCCGAGCGGCTGTGGCTGGCGGACTCGGAGACGAGTGCCCTGCGCTGGGTCGGCCTCGACGGCACCGTCCACACCGCCGTCGGCACCGGCCTGTTCGACTTCGGCCACCGCGACGGACCCGCCGAGCAGGCCCTGTTGCAGCACCCGCTGGGCGTCACCGCCCTGCCCGACGGCTCGGTGGCCGTCAGCGACACCTACAACCACGCCCTGCGCCGCTACGACCCGGCGACCGGCGAAGTGACCACCCTGGCCACGGACTTGCGTGAGCCGAGCGACGCGGTGCTGGTCGGCGACGACATCGTGGTCGTGGAGTCGGCCCGGCACCGCCTGACCCGGCTGCGGCTGCCTCAGGAGGCGGTCCGCGTCGAGGCGGTCGCCCACCGCACGCAGCGCGCGGCCACCGAAGTCGCCCCCGGGCGGCTCCAGTTGGACGTGATCTTCGAGGCGCCCGCGGGCCAGAAACTCGACACCCGCTACGGCCCCTCGACCCGCCTGCTGGTCTCCTCGACGCCACCGGAGCTACTGGCACACGGCGAGGGCGCGGGAACGGACCTGTCCCGCGCCCTGGAACTCGACCCCGCGGTGCCGGAGGGAGTCCTGCACGTCTCCGCGATGGCCGCCTCGTGCGACGACGATCCGGCGAACGAATACCCCGCCTGCCATGTCCACCAGCAGGACTGGGGCGTCCCGGTCCGCCTCACCGACAAGGGGACGGCCCGCCTGCCCCTCGTCCTGGCCGGCCTGGACGGCTGA
- a CDS encoding DUF6458 family protein, producing MGLGGCIILIAVGAILTFATDWNMEGVNLDLVGVILMIVGLIGVTTFSSIARRRRVVMPPTAPVVEEERPHHRRDGYSDGYGV from the coding sequence ATGGGCCTCGGCGGGTGCATCATCCTCATCGCCGTGGGAGCCATCCTCACGTTCGCTACCGACTGGAACATGGAGGGGGTCAACCTCGATCTCGTCGGCGTCATCCTGATGATCGTCGGACTGATCGGGGTCACCACGTTCAGCAGCATCGCGCGGCGCCGCCGCGTCGTGATGCCGCCCACCGCGCCGGTCGTCGAGGAGGAACGGCCCCACCACCGGCGCGACGGCTACAGCGACGGGTACGGGGTGTGA
- a CDS encoding M18 family aminopeptidase, which produces MSEPSRFDRGHTDDLMSFLAASPSPYHAVANAAERLEKAGFRQVAETDAWDGTSGGRFVLRGGAIVAWYVPEGAAPHTPFRIIGAHTDSPNLRVKPLPDTGAHGWRQVAVEIYGGPLLNSWLDRDLGLAGRLTLRDGTTHLVNVDRPLLRVPQLAIHLDRSVSSEGLKLDKQRHLQPVWGLAGDVRDGDLIAFLEAESGIAPGETTGWDLMVHSVEPPAYLGRDQELMAGPRLDNLLSVHAGVAALTAAATGGEDLSSIPVLAAFDHEENGSQSDTGADGPLLGGVLERSVFARGGSYEDRARAFAATVCLSSDTGHAVHPNYAERHDPTHHPRVNGGPILKVNVNNRYATDGSGRAVWVAACEKAGVPFQSFVSNNSMPCGTTIGPITAARHGIRTVDIGVAILSMHSVRELCGAEDPYLLTRALVAFLEG; this is translated from the coding sequence ATGAGCGAACCCTCCCGCTTCGACCGCGGCCACACCGACGACCTCATGTCCTTCCTGGCGGCGAGCCCCTCTCCGTACCACGCGGTGGCGAACGCCGCGGAGCGGCTGGAGAAGGCCGGCTTCCGGCAGGTCGCCGAGACGGACGCCTGGGACGGGACGAGCGGCGGCAGGTTCGTGCTGCGCGGTGGCGCGATCGTGGCGTGGTACGTCCCGGAGGGCGCCGCCCCGCACACCCCGTTCCGGATCATCGGCGCGCACACCGACTCCCCCAACCTGCGGGTCAAGCCGCTGCCCGACACCGGGGCGCACGGCTGGCGCCAGGTGGCGGTGGAGATCTACGGCGGCCCGCTGCTGAACTCCTGGCTGGACCGCGACCTCGGCCTCGCCGGCCGGCTGACGCTGCGCGACGGCACCACCCACCTGGTCAACGTGGACCGGCCGCTGCTGAGGGTGCCGCAGCTGGCCATCCACCTGGACCGCTCGGTGTCCTCGGAGGGCCTCAAGCTCGACAAGCAGCGCCACCTCCAGCCCGTCTGGGGCCTCGCGGGCGACGTGCGCGACGGCGACCTGATCGCCTTCCTGGAGGCGGAATCGGGGATCGCACCGGGCGAGACGACCGGCTGGGACCTGATGGTGCACTCCGTCGAGCCGCCCGCGTACCTCGGCCGCGACCAGGAGCTGATGGCCGGGCCCCGCCTGGACAACCTGCTGTCGGTGCACGCGGGCGTGGCCGCGCTGACCGCCGCCGCGACCGGCGGTGAGGACCTGTCCTCCATCCCGGTGCTGGCCGCCTTCGACCACGAGGAGAACGGCTCCCAGTCGGACACGGGCGCGGACGGCCCGCTGCTCGGCGGCGTCCTGGAGCGCTCCGTCTTCGCCCGCGGCGGCTCCTACGAGGACAGGGCGCGGGCCTTCGCCGCCACCGTCTGCCTGTCCTCCGACACCGGTCACGCGGTCCACCCGAACTACGCCGAACGCCACGACCCGACCCACCACCCCCGGGTCAACGGCGGCCCCATCCTCAAGGTCAACGTCAACAACCGCTACGCGACGGACGGTTCGGGCCGCGCGGTCTGGGTCGCGGCCTGCGAGAAGGCCGGCGTCCCCTTCCAGTCCTTCGTCTCCAACAACTCCATGCCCTGCGGCACCACCATCGGCCCCATCACGGCGGCCCGGCACGGCATCCGCACGGTCGACATCGGTGTGGCGATCCTGTCGATGCACAGCGTCCGTGAACTGTGCGGCGCGGAGGACCCCTACCTGCTGACGCGGGCGCTGGTGGCGTTCCTGGAGGGCTGA
- a CDS encoding acyl-CoA dehydrogenase, protein MGHYKSNLRDIEFNLFEVLGRDKLYGTGPFEEMDVDTAKSILDELSRLAENELAESFADADRNPPVFDPETNTAPVPESFRKSYQAFMDSEYWRLGLPEAIGGTTAPPSLIWSYAELVLGSNPAVWMYSSGPAFAGILYDEGNDVQKKIAQIAVEKQWGSTMVLTEPDAGSDVGAGRTKAVPQEDGSWHIEGVKRFITSGEHDMSENILHYVLARPEGAGPGTKGLSLFLVPKYVFDFETGELGERNGVYATNVEHKMGLKASNTCEMTFGDKHPAKGWLIGDKHDGIRQMFRIIEFARMMVGTKAISTLSTGYLNALEYAKERVQGPDLANFMDKTAPKVTITHHPDVRRSLMTQKAYAEGMRALVLYTASVQDAIAVREAAGEDASTEHALNDLLLPIVKGYGSEKGYEQLAQSLQTFGGSGFLQEYPIEQYIRDSKIDTLYEGTTAIQGQDFFFRKIVRNQGAALNSLAEDIKKFLALGTGGEELSGAREQLAKAAVELESVVGLMLTDLAATEQDVKNIYKVGLNTTRLLMASGDVIVGYLLLKGAAVAAEKLPTASARDKAFYTGKIAAAKFFAATVLPGVTLARKLAQGVELDLMELDEAAF, encoded by the coding sequence ATGGGGCACTACAAGTCGAATCTCCGCGACATCGAGTTCAACCTCTTCGAAGTACTCGGGCGCGACAAGCTGTACGGCACCGGCCCGTTCGAGGAGATGGACGTCGACACCGCCAAGAGCATCCTCGACGAACTGAGCCGGCTCGCGGAGAACGAGCTGGCCGAGTCCTTCGCGGATGCCGACCGCAACCCGCCGGTCTTCGACCCGGAGACCAACACCGCGCCGGTCCCGGAGTCCTTCCGCAAGAGCTACCAGGCCTTCATGGACTCCGAGTACTGGCGCCTGGGCCTGCCCGAGGCCATCGGCGGTACGACGGCTCCCCCGTCGCTGATCTGGTCGTACGCGGAGCTGGTCCTCGGCTCGAACCCGGCCGTGTGGATGTACTCCTCCGGCCCGGCCTTCGCCGGGATCCTGTACGACGAGGGCAACGACGTACAGAAGAAGATCGCGCAGATCGCCGTCGAGAAGCAGTGGGGCTCGACGATGGTCCTCACCGAGCCGGACGCCGGCTCGGACGTGGGCGCGGGCCGCACCAAGGCCGTGCCGCAGGAGGACGGCTCCTGGCACATCGAGGGCGTGAAGCGGTTCATCACCTCCGGCGAGCACGACATGTCGGAGAACATCCTCCACTACGTGCTGGCCCGTCCCGAGGGCGCCGGCCCCGGCACCAAGGGCCTGTCCCTGTTCCTCGTCCCGAAGTACGTCTTCGACTTCGAGACCGGCGAGCTGGGCGAGCGCAACGGCGTCTACGCCACGAACGTCGAGCACAAGATGGGCCTGAAGGCCTCGAACACCTGCGAGATGACGTTCGGCGACAAGCACCCCGCCAAGGGCTGGCTGATCGGCGACAAGCACGACGGCATCCGGCAGATGTTCCGGATCATCGAGTTCGCGCGGATGATGGTCGGCACGAAGGCGATCTCCACGCTGTCCACGGGCTACCTCAACGCGCTGGAGTACGCCAAGGAGCGCGTCCAGGGTCCGGACCTGGCGAACTTCATGGACAAGACCGCGCCCAAGGTCACCATCACCCACCACCCCGACGTGCGCCGCTCGCTGATGACGCAGAAGGCGTACGCGGAGGGCATGCGCGCCCTGGTGCTCTACACGGCGTCGGTGCAGGACGCGATCGCCGTCAGGGAGGCCGCCGGCGAGGACGCCTCCACCGAGCACGCGCTGAACGACCTGCTCCTGCCGATCGTCAAGGGGTACGGCTCGGAGAAGGGCTACGAGCAGCTCGCCCAGTCGCTGCAGACCTTCGGCGGCTCCGGCTTCCTCCAGGAGTACCCGATCGAGCAGTACATCCGGGACTCCAAGATCGACACCCTGTACGAGGGCACCACCGCGATCCAGGGCCAGGACTTCTTCTTCCGGAAGATCGTCCGCAACCAGGGCGCCGCGCTGAACTCCCTCGCCGAGGACATCAAGAAGTTCCTCGCCCTCGGCACGGGCGGCGAGGAGCTGTCCGGCGCCCGCGAGCAGCTGGCCAAGGCGGCCGTGGAGCTGGAGTCCGTCGTCGGCCTGATGCTGACCGACCTCGCGGCCACCGAGCAGGACGTCAAGAACATCTACAAGGTGGGCCTGAACACCACCCGCCTGCTGATGGCCTCCGGAGACGTCATCGTCGGCTACCTGCTGCTGAAGGGCGCCGCGGTCGCCGCCGAGAAGCTTCCGACGGCCTCCGCCAGGGACAAGGCGTTCTACACCGGCAAGATCGCGGCGGCGAAGTTCTTCGCGGCCACCGTCCTGCCGGGCGTCACCCTGGCCCGCAAGCTCGCGCAGGGCGTCGAGCTGGACCTGATGGAGCTGGACGAGGCGGCGTTCTAG
- a CDS encoding SseB family protein: MYGYDQSAGVGQQYAQPQQQMPGAGGYGQQPPLYPEPSPPSLADAVRAFTTGQMTAEDFQQVFATSKVYCPRGDNPGFLALHNTQQPVIPMFSSLKELRRYAGKESKYFVITGAEVIDLLPTGYGFVLDMEGEHRMVFDAKAVEEMVDFAMRRMYG, translated from the coding sequence ATGTACGGCTACGACCAGAGCGCGGGCGTGGGGCAGCAGTACGCCCAGCCGCAGCAGCAGATGCCCGGCGCCGGGGGCTACGGGCAGCAGCCGCCGCTGTACCCGGAGCCGTCGCCGCCGTCGCTCGCGGACGCGGTGCGCGCCTTCACCACCGGGCAGATGACCGCGGAGGACTTCCAGCAGGTCTTCGCGACGTCCAAGGTCTACTGCCCGCGCGGTGACAACCCCGGCTTCCTGGCCCTGCACAACACCCAGCAGCCCGTGATCCCGATGTTCTCCTCGCTGAAGGAGCTGCGGCGCTATGCGGGCAAGGAGTCGAAGTACTTCGTGATCACCGGCGCCGAGGTGATCGACCTGCTGCCGACCGGGTACGGCTTCGTCCTCGACATGGAGGGCGAACACCGGATGGTGTTCGACGCCAAGGCCGTGGAGGAAATGGTCGACTTCGCGATGCGGCGGATGTACGGCTGA